A single region of the Ancylobacter novellus DSM 506 genome encodes:
- a CDS encoding tetratricopeptide repeat protein — protein sequence MLTALGAASPALAEAPPSDFIARSAPAGNYLAARLAIAERDTGAAAAYYRELVRMFPRNGELMERAFLTLLAEGSVDEAVDLAQRIVRIDPEHTLARLVLGVRAIKTKQYVTARSNLRRAGQGAIAELNATLLSAWSQFGSGNPKTAVAMIDELQGPEWYASFKDFHAGLILDAAGMKKEAGPRLDAALKIDPRTLRVVDAYARWASRSGNKKLAVETYEAFDKLVPNDPLVARSLEQLEAGRTLPALVSTPAAGAAEVLYGLGAALGRQGGEDLALVYLQLGRWLDPSHPLIDITLADLFESMKRHDDAIALYERVPASSPFKVNAEVQRALNLDAVDKFDEARASLEKVVAANPKDMRALMALGDVLRSNEKYADAAAVYDKAIGQLKTPSANDWMLFYFRGTCYERSKEWAKSEADLKKALELKPDQPHVLNYLGYSWIDQGVNLDQGTEMIRKAVTLRPDDGFFIDSLGWAYYRTGHYDDAVRELERAVELKPNETVINDHLGDAYWKVGRKLEARFKWNHARDLKPDADELADIERKIAVGLDEAERIKAKGGEVQKTEVVAPSEPQKAAQKGNGG from the coding sequence ATGCTCACGGCGCTGGGCGCGGCCTCGCCGGCGCTGGCGGAGGCCCCTCCGTCCGATTTCATCGCCCGCTCCGCGCCGGCCGGCAACTATCTCGCCGCCCGCCTCGCCATCGCTGAGCGCGACACCGGCGCCGCTGCCGCCTATTACCGTGAGCTGGTGCGCATGTTCCCGCGCAATGGCGAACTGATGGAGCGCGCCTTCCTCACTTTGCTCGCCGAAGGCTCGGTCGACGAGGCGGTGGACCTCGCCCAGCGCATCGTGCGCATCGATCCCGAGCATACGCTGGCGCGGCTCGTGCTCGGCGTTCGCGCCATCAAGACCAAGCAGTACGTCACCGCCCGCAGCAATCTGCGCCGGGCCGGCCAGGGCGCCATCGCCGAACTCAACGCCACCCTGCTCAGCGCCTGGAGCCAATTCGGCTCCGGCAACCCCAAGACCGCCGTCGCCATGATCGACGAGCTGCAGGGGCCGGAATGGTATGCGAGCTTCAAGGACTTCCACGCCGGGCTGATCCTCGATGCCGCCGGCATGAAGAAGGAAGCCGGCCCGCGGCTGGACGCGGCGCTCAAGATCGACCCGCGCACCCTGCGCGTGGTGGACGCCTATGCGCGCTGGGCCTCGCGCAGCGGCAACAAGAAGCTGGCGGTCGAGACCTACGAGGCCTTCGACAAGCTGGTGCCGAACGACCCGCTGGTCGCCCGCTCGCTGGAGCAGCTCGAGGCGGGCCGCACCCTGCCGGCTCTGGTGTCGACGCCCGCCGCCGGCGCGGCGGAAGTGCTCTACGGCCTCGGTGCAGCGCTCGGCCGCCAGGGCGGCGAGGACCTCGCCCTGGTCTATCTCCAGCTCGGCCGCTGGCTCGACCCCTCGCACCCGCTGATCGACATCACGCTGGCGGATCTCTTCGAATCGATGAAGCGGCACGATGACGCCATCGCGCTCTATGAGCGCGTGCCGGCCTCCTCGCCCTTCAAGGTGAATGCCGAGGTGCAGCGGGCGCTGAACCTCGACGCCGTCGACAAGTTCGACGAGGCGCGCGCTTCGCTGGAGAAGGTCGTCGCGGCCAATCCGAAGGACATGCGCGCGCTGATGGCGCTCGGCGACGTGCTGCGCTCCAACGAGAAGTACGCCGACGCCGCCGCCGTCTACGACAAGGCGATCGGCCAGCTGAAGACGCCGTCGGCCAATGACTGGATGCTCTTCTACTTCCGCGGCACCTGCTACGAGCGTTCGAAGGAATGGGCGAAGTCGGAAGCCGACCTGAAGAAGGCGCTGGAGCTCAAGCCGGACCAGCCGCATGTACTGAACTATCTCGGCTATAGCTGGATCGATCAGGGAGTGAACCTCGATCAGGGCACGGAGATGATCCGCAAGGCGGTGACGCTGCGCCCGGACGACGGCTTCTTCATCGACAGCCTCGGCTGGGCCTATTACCGCACCGGCCATTACGACGACGCCGTGCGCGAACTGGAGCGCGCGGTCGAATTGAAGCCGAACGAGACGGTGATCAACGACCATCTCGGCGACGCCTACTGGAAGGTCGGCCGCAAGCTGGAGGCGCGGTTCAAGTGGAACCATGCCCGCGACCTGAAGCCGGACGCGGACGAGCTCGCCGACATCGAGCGCAAGATCGCCGTCGGCCTCGACGAAGCCGAGCGCATCAAGGCGAAGGGCGGCGAAGTGCAGAAGACCGAGGTCGTCGCCCCGTCCGAGCCGCAGAAGGCGGCCCAGAAAGGCAATGGCGGCTGA
- a CDS encoding phage holin family protein — translation MLRLLLGLVGAELRFAVRRATTTAILLAIGVLLISVSLFALLVAVFILLAERYDPATSALIIFGFTLVVGLIFLVVALMRTRRRPAPLGYGAYPGLGAVPPVTPPPGPAPPPKASTVLTIAAGAALIGLILGRRV, via the coding sequence ATGCTCCGCCTCCTGCTCGGGCTCGTCGGCGCCGAGCTGCGCTTCGCGGTTCGGCGCGCCACCACGACGGCGATCCTGCTCGCCATCGGCGTGCTTCTCATCAGCGTCTCGCTGTTCGCGCTTCTGGTGGCGGTCTTCATCCTGCTGGCCGAGCGCTACGATCCGGCCACCAGCGCGCTGATCATCTTCGGCTTCACCCTCGTCGTCGGGCTGATCTTCCTCGTCGTCGCGCTGATGCGCACGCGCCGGCGCCCGGCGCCGCTCGGCTACGGCGCCTATCCCGGCCTCGGCGCCGTCCCGCCGGTGACGCCGCCGCCCGGCCCCGCTCCGCCGCCCAAGGCGTCGACGGTGCTCACAATTGCAGCAGGCGCGGCGCTGATCGGCCTTATTCTCGGCCGACGTGTTTGA